A window from Pseudobutyrivibrio ruminis HUN009 encodes these proteins:
- the yaaA gene encoding S4 domain-containing protein YaaA: METIQIRDEFIKLGQLLKLANLVESGAMAKEVIEEGLVKYNGEVETRRGKKIYPGDVVEFNGESVTVTNDN; the protein is encoded by the coding sequence ATGGAAACTATTCAAATTAGAGATGAATTTATAAAACTTGGCCAGCTTCTCAAGCTTGCAAATCTTGTTGAATCAGGTGCAATGGCAAAGGAAGTTATTGAAGAAGGTCTTGTTAAATATAATGGCGAAGTAGAAACTCGTCGAGGCAAGAAAATTTATCCTGGCGATGTTGTTGAATTTAATGGAGAAAGCGTAACAGTTACTAATGATAATTAA
- the recF gene encoding DNA replication/repair protein RecF (All proteins in this family for which functions are known are DNA-binding proteins that assist the filamentation of RecA onto DNA for the initiation of recombination or recombinational repair.), with product MIIKSIELKNFRNYESLNINFDDHTTILYGDNAQGKTNILEAAYLSGTTKSHKGSRDKEIIKFDTDESHIKTIVEKNDREYQIDIHLKKNKSKGIAINRVPIKKAAELFGLINIIFFSPEDLNIIKNGPSERRKFMDAELCQIDKIYLSDLTNYNKALNQRNALLKEMIYKPELKETLSLWDEQLISYGKKIITRRQQFINDINIIVKDIHSKITSGKENIEVTYDPNIEDIFFLDELVKNKEKDMRFCQTSVGPHRDDIKITVDGIDIRKYGSQGQQRTCALSLKLSEIKLVENTINDKPILLLDDVLSELDKNRQSDLLDNLIDTQTIITCTGLDEFVKNRFLLNTVYKVTNGSIELITEEHR from the coding sequence ATGATAATTAAATCCATTGAACTTAAGAATTTTAGAAATTATGAATCACTTAATATAAATTTTGATGATCATACTACTATTCTTTATGGAGATAACGCTCAAGGTAAAACAAACATATTAGAGGCTGCTTATTTAAGTGGCACCACAAAATCCCATAAGGGAAGTCGTGATAAAGAAATAATAAAGTTTGATACTGATGAAAGTCATATCAAAACTATTGTTGAAAAAAATGACAGGGAATATCAAATAGATATTCACCTTAAGAAAAATAAATCAAAAGGAATTGCCATTAATAGGGTTCCAATAAAAAAAGCAGCTGAATTATTTGGACTTATAAATATTATTTTCTTTTCTCCCGAGGACTTAAACATCATTAAAAATGGTCCTTCTGAGAGAAGAAAATTTATGGATGCAGAGCTTTGCCAAATTGATAAAATCTACCTTTCAGATTTAACAAATTACAACAAAGCCTTAAATCAAAGAAATGCTCTTCTTAAAGAGATGATTTATAAGCCTGAATTAAAAGAAACTTTAAGCTTATGGGATGAACAACTTATATCCTATGGCAAAAAGATAATCACAAGACGTCAGCAATTTATCAATGATATCAACATTATTGTTAAAGATATCCACTCAAAGATTACCTCTGGTAAGGAAAATATTGAAGTAACCTATGATCCAAATATAGAGGATATATTTTTTCTTGATGAATTAGTTAAAAACAAGGAAAAAGACATGAGGTTCTGCCAAACATCTGTTGGACCTCACAGAGATGATATCAAAATAACAGTTGATGGAATTGACATTAGAAAATATGGAAGCCAAGGCCAGCAGCGTACCTGCGCTCTCTCGCTAAAGCTTTCAGAAATTAAATTAGTTGAAAATACAATAAATGATAAACCAATATTACTTTTAGATGATGTTTTATCAGAGCTTGATAAAAATCGTCAAAGTGATTTGCTTGATAATTTAATTGATACACAAACTATCATTACCTGCACAGGTCTTGATGAATTTGTAAAAAATAGATTTTTGCTAAACACAGTTTATAAAGTAACAAATGGTTCTATAGAATTAATAACGGAGGAACACAGGTGA
- the gyrB gene encoding DNA topoisomerase (ATP-hydrolyzing) subunit B — protein sequence MSKEVNQEYGADQIQILEGLEAVRKRPGMYIGSTSERGLHHLVYEIVDNAVDEALAGFCTHIQVTINPDNSITVVDDGRGIPTGINSKAGIPAVEVVFTVLHAGGKFGGGGYKVSGGLHGVGASVVNALSNWVEVEIKREGKIFKQRYERGKTMYPLKEIGTCPVEETGTKVTFLPDDTIFETTIFDYKTLKVRLRETAFLTKGLRITLTDKRGDEPHEESFHYEGGIKEFVQYINRGNEALYDEVIYCEGTKDNIYVEVAMQHNDGYQDQAYSYVNNIVTPEGGTHLTGFRGALTKVFNKYARDYKILKDSDPQLDGDDIREGLTAIISIKIEEPQFEGQTKQKLGNSEARGAVDAIVSEQLTWFLEQNPTIAKTICEKSLLAQRAREAARKARDLTRRKTALEGMSLPGKLADCSDKDPKNCEIFIVEGDSAGGSAKTARSRATQAILPLRGKILNVEKAREDRIYSNAEIKAMITAFGTGIHEDFDISKLRYHKIIIMTDADVDGAHIATLMLTFLYRFMPELIKQGYVYLATPPLYKLEKNKKVWYAYSDEELNQILTEVGRDSSNKIQRYKGLGEMDAEQLWETTMDPEKRILKRVVIDDEDASEINVTFSTLMGDKVEPRREFIEANAKYVQNLDI from the coding sequence GTGAGTAAGGAAGTAAATCAGGAGTACGGTGCAGACCAAATACAGATTTTGGAAGGACTTGAAGCAGTTCGTAAGCGTCCTGGTATGTATATTGGATCTACATCTGAAAGAGGTCTTCATCATTTAGTATATGAGATAGTTGATAATGCTGTAGATGAAGCGCTTGCTGGATTTTGTACTCATATTCAAGTAACAATTAATCCTGACAATTCGATTACAGTAGTCGATGATGGCCGAGGAATTCCTACAGGAATTAACAGTAAGGCAGGTATCCCTGCGGTAGAGGTTGTATTTACCGTGCTTCATGCCGGAGGAAAGTTCGGCGGTGGCGGATATAAAGTATCAGGTGGACTTCACGGTGTAGGTGCTTCAGTTGTTAATGCCCTTTCAAATTGGGTTGAAGTAGAAATTAAGCGTGAAGGAAAAATCTTTAAGCAGAGATATGAGCGTGGAAAGACAATGTATCCTCTTAAAGAGATTGGAACTTGTCCTGTTGAAGAGACTGGAACAAAGGTAACATTCCTTCCAGATGATACAATATTTGAAACTACAATTTTCGATTATAAGACACTTAAAGTAAGACTTCGTGAGACAGCATTCCTTACAAAGGGACTTCGTATTACTCTTACAGATAAAAGAGGCGATGAACCACATGAGGAAAGCTTCCACTATGAAGGTGGTATCAAGGAATTTGTTCAGTATATCAACCGTGGAAACGAAGCACTTTACGATGAAGTTATTTATTGCGAAGGCACAAAGGATAATATCTACGTTGAAGTTGCTATGCAGCACAACGATGGATATCAGGACCAGGCTTACAGCTACGTTAACAACATCGTAACTCCAGAAGGTGGTACACATCTTACTGGTTTCAGAGGTGCTCTTACAAAAGTATTTAATAAATATGCTAGAGATTACAAGATTTTAAAGGATTCAGATCCACAGCTTGATGGTGATGATATTAGAGAAGGTCTTACAGCAATTATTTCTATCAAGATTGAAGAGCCTCAGTTTGAAGGTCAGACAAAGCAAAAGCTTGGAAACTCAGAAGCTCGTGGTGCTGTTGATGCTATTGTATCTGAGCAGCTTACATGGTTCCTTGAGCAGAATCCTACAATTGCTAAAACTATCTGCGAAAAATCGCTGCTTGCGCAGCGAGCAAGAGAAGCAGCTAGAAAGGCTCGTGATCTTACTCGTAGAAAGACAGCTCTTGAAGGAATGTCACTTCCTGGAAAGCTTGCAGATTGCTCAGACAAAGATCCTAAAAACTGCGAAATCTTTATCGTAGAGGGAGATTCCGCTGGTGGTTCAGCAAAAACAGCTCGAAGCCGTGCAACACAGGCTATTTTGCCACTTCGTGGAAAAATCCTTAACGTAGAAAAAGCCCGTGAAGATAGAATTTACAGCAATGCCGAAATCAAGGCAATGATTACAGCATTCGGTACTGGTATTCATGAAGACTTTGATATTTCAAAGCTTCGTTACCATAAAATCATTATCATGACCGATGCCGATGTTGATGGTGCTCACATTGCAACACTTATGCTTACATTCCTTTACAGATTTATGCCAGAGCTTATTAAGCAGGGTTATGTATATCTTGCTACTCCTCCACTTTACAAGTTGGAGAAAAACAAAAAGGTTTGGTATGCATATTCTGATGAAGAATTAAATCAGATCCTTACAGAAGTTGGACGTGATAGCTCAAACAAGATTCAGCGATACAAAGGACTTGGTGAGATGGATGCTGAGCAGCTTTGGGAAACAACAATGGATCCTGAAAAGAGAATTCTTAAGCGTGTAGTTATTGATGATGAAGATGCTTCAGAAATCAATGTTACATTCTCTACTCTTATGGGTGACAAGGTTGAGCCAAGACGCGAATTCATCGAGGCAAATGCTAAATACGTACAGAACTTAGATATCTAA
- the gyrA gene encoding DNA gyrase subunit A, producing MDDKIFDNIHDVDLKQTMETSYIDYAMSVIASRALPDVRDGLKPVQRRVLFSMIELNNGPDKPHRKCARIVGDTMGKYHPHGDSSIYGALVNMAQEWNTRYPLVDGHGNFGSVDGDGAAAMRYTEARLSKISMTMFGINYKDEKFTLGKDIDMDGVDFMPNFDETEKEPTVLPARYPNLLVNGTTGIAVGMATNIPPHNLREVIGAVNKIIDNQIEEDRDTEIDELLDIVKGPDFPTGGVILGKAGIEEAYRTGRAKIRVRAVTEIEPMDNGKNRIVVTELPYMVNKARLIEKIAELHKDKRIDGITDLRDESSREGMRICIELRRDVNPNIILNQLYKHTQLQDTFGVIMLALVDNQPKILSLKEMLVHYLNHQKDVVTRRTKYELNKAEERAHILEGLLIALDNIDEVIQIIRNSADVATAKATLMERFGLSDAQAQAIVDMRLRALTGLERDKIQQEYNELQVLIGKLKAILSDEKVLLSVIKTEITEIADKYGDDRRTSIGYDEYDINMEDMIPVTNTVVTFTKLGYIKRMNEDNFKTQHRGGKGIKGMDTIDDDYVVEMLMMSSHDYLLFFTNKGRVYRIKAYEIPESSRTSRGIAVVNILQLQPDEKVTAMIPIEDYSEDKYLFMATADGFVKKTKITEYENIRKNGLTAITLRDDDMLIEVKLTDGDEDVIMVTKYGQAIRFSETEVRPTGRATMGVIGMNLAADDMIIGMQLISQGESLMTVSENGLGKCTLMTEFNTIHRGGKGVKCYKITEKTGNLIGAKEVEKDDEVMLINDAGTIIRINVAGTALLSRITSGVKLIDLKENTKLISIAKVRKSDTILAEEVEELNEGSTTES from the coding sequence ATGGACGACAAAATTTTTGATAATATTCATGATGTTGATCTGAAACAAACAATGGAAACCTCATACATCGATTATGCCATGAGTGTAATTGCCTCACGTGCTCTTCCAGATGTACGAGATGGTTTAAAACCAGTTCAGCGTAGAGTTCTCTTCTCTATGATTGAGCTTAATAATGGTCCTGACAAGCCACACAGAAAATGTGCTCGTATTGTCGGTGATACAATGGGTAAATATCACCCTCATGGTGATAGTTCTATTTATGGTGCACTTGTCAACATGGCACAGGAATGGAACACACGTTATCCACTAGTAGATGGCCATGGTAACTTTGGTTCTGTGGATGGCGATGGCGCCGCTGCCATGCGATACACAGAGGCTCGTCTTTCAAAGATTTCCATGACAATGTTTGGTATCAACTACAAGGATGAAAAGTTCACCCTTGGTAAAGATATTGACATGGATGGCGTAGACTTCATGCCAAACTTTGATGAGACTGAAAAAGAGCCAACAGTTCTTCCAGCCCGCTACCCTAACCTTCTTGTTAATGGTACAACTGGTATCGCCGTTGGTATGGCAACAAATATACCACCGCACAATCTTCGTGAGGTAATTGGTGCTGTTAATAAAATCATAGACAACCAAATCGAAGAAGATAGAGATACAGAAATCGACGAGCTTCTTGATATTGTAAAGGGTCCGGATTTCCCTACAGGTGGTGTAATCCTTGGAAAGGCTGGAATCGAAGAAGCATACCGTACAGGTCGTGCTAAAATCAGAGTTCGTGCCGTTACAGAAATCGAGCCAATGGACAATGGTAAAAACAGAATTGTTGTTACTGAGCTTCCATACATGGTAAACAAAGCTCGTCTTATTGAAAAGATTGCAGAGCTTCACAAAGATAAGAGAATCGACGGAATCACAGATCTTCGTGATGAGTCATCTCGTGAAGGTATGAGAATCTGTATTGAGCTTAGACGTGATGTAAATCCTAACATCATTTTAAATCAGCTTTATAAGCACACTCAGCTTCAGGATACTTTTGGTGTTATCATGCTTGCACTTGTTGATAATCAGCCAAAGATTCTTAGCCTTAAGGAAATGCTTGTACATTACCTTAACCATCAGAAGGATGTTGTTACTCGTCGTACAAAGTACGAGCTCAACAAAGCTGAGGAACGTGCTCACATATTAGAGGGATTACTTATCGCCCTTGATAATATCGATGAAGTAATTCAGATTATCCGTAATTCAGCTGATGTAGCAACAGCCAAAGCTACATTGATGGAACGCTTTGGTCTTTCAGATGCTCAAGCTCAGGCCATTGTTGATATGCGTCTTCGTGCTCTTACAGGTTTGGAAAGAGACAAGATTCAGCAGGAATACAATGAATTACAGGTATTAATCGGAAAATTGAAGGCTATTCTCTCAGATGAAAAGGTACTTCTTTCAGTAATCAAAACTGAAATTACAGAAATCGCTGATAAGTACGGCGATGATAGACGTACATCAATCGGATATGATGAGTACGATATCAATATGGAGGATATGATTCCTGTCACTAATACAGTTGTTACCTTCACAAAGCTTGGTTATATCAAGCGTATGAACGAAGACAACTTCAAGACTCAGCACAGAGGTGGTAAGGGAATCAAGGGCATGGATACAATCGATGATGATTATGTTGTTGAAATGCTTATGATGTCATCCCATGACTATCTCCTCTTCTTTACAAATAAGGGTCGAGTATACAGAATCAAAGCATACGAGATTCCAGAAAGCAGCAGAACAAGCCGAGGTATTGCAGTAGTAAATATCCTTCAGCTTCAGCCAGATGAAAAGGTAACAGCTATGATTCCTATTGAGGATTATAGCGAAGATAAATACTTATTCATGGCAACTGCAGATGGATTTGTTAAGAAGACAAAGATAACTGAATACGAAAACATTCGAAAGAATGGTCTTACAGCAATTACACTTCGTGATGATGATATGCTTATTGAAGTTAAGCTTACAGATGGCGATGAAGATGTAATTATGGTTACAAAATATGGTCAGGCAATCCGCTTTAGCGAGACGGAAGTTCGTCCAACAGGCCGTGCAACAATGGGTGTTATCGGTATGAACCTTGCAGCTGATGATATGATTATTGGAATGCAGCTTATATCTCAGGGCGAAAGCTTGATGACTGTATCAGAAAATGGTCTTGGTAAATGTACTCTTATGACTGAGTTCAACACAATCCATCGTGGTGGTAAGGGTGTTAAGTGTTACAAGATTACAGAAAAGACTGGTAACCTAATCGGAGCAAAGGAAGTTGAGAAGGATGATGAAGTAATGCTCATCAATGATGCTGGTACAATTATCAGAATCAATGTAGCCGGCACTGCTCTTCTAAGTCGAATCACATCAGGTGTTAAATTAATCGACCTAAAAGAAAATACTAAGCTAATTAGTATTGCAAAAGTTAGAAAAAGTGATACAATACTTGCGGAAGAGGTTGAAGAATTAAATGAAGGTTCAACAACCGAATCATAA
- a CDS encoding fumarate hydratase: MKNIKTADIVNIVSEMCIQANHYLSDDMNSRLKNSVNTEKSELGRKILNQLQENLEIADKEQNPICQDTGMAVFFVEIGQEVHIDDGLLTDAINEGVRKGYTEGYLRKSVVSDPIERINTKDNTPAVIHYDYVAGDKLKITLAPKGFGSENMSRVFMLKPADGIEGVKEAILTAVKDAGPNACPPMVVGVGIGGTFEKSALMAKQALTRSFDDRPSTPWVKDLEDEMLEKINNLGIGPGGLGGTTTALAVNINTYATHIAGLPVAINICCHVNRHITREI; encoded by the coding sequence ATGAAGAACATTAAAACAGCAGATATTGTTAACATCGTTAGTGAAATGTGTATTCAGGCAAATCATTATCTATCTGATGATATGAATTCACGATTAAAAAATTCTGTTAACACTGAAAAATCTGAGCTTGGAAGGAAAATTTTAAACCAGCTTCAAGAAAATCTTGAAATAGCAGATAAGGAACAAAATCCTATTTGCCAGGATACTGGAATGGCAGTATTTTTTGTGGAGATTGGGCAGGAAGTTCATATCGACGATGGACTTTTAACGGATGCGATAAACGAGGGCGTTAGAAAAGGTTACACTGAGGGATACCTTAGAAAGTCAGTAGTTTCAGATCCAATCGAAAGAATCAACACAAAAGATAACACACCTGCTGTAATCCATTACGATTATGTAGCTGGGGACAAATTAAAGATTACATTAGCACCAAAAGGATTTGGTTCTGAAAACATGAGTAGAGTTTTCATGCTAAAGCCGGCTGATGGAATCGAGGGAGTTAAAGAAGCTATTCTTACGGCGGTAAAAGATGCTGGGCCAAATGCCTGTCCACCAATGGTTGTTGGAGTAGGCATAGGTGGAACTTTTGAAAAGTCAGCCCTCATGGCCAAACAAGCACTTACAAGAAGCTTCGATGATAGACCATCAACCCCATGGGTTAAGGACCTAGAGGATGAAATGCTTGAAAAGATTAATAATCTTGGTATTGGTCCAGGAGGACTTGGTGGTACTACTACTGCTCTAGCAGTAAATATTAATACATATGCAACTCACATTGCAGGACTACCAGTGGCAATCAATATTTGTTGCCACGTAAATAGGCATATTACAAGGGAGATTTAA
- a CDS encoding Fe-S-containing hydro-lyase, translated as MEHKIQTPITSEIATSLHSGDYVYITGEIYVARDAAHKRMKEALDKGEELPISIENSTIYYMGPSPAREGRPIGSAGPTTASRMDKYAPQLLDLGMKAMIGKGKRNPDVVDAIVRNKAVYFAAVGGAGALLSKCIKSSKVICYEDLGAEAIRKLYVEDFPVIVVIDSDGNNLYETAIKEFQILN; from the coding sequence ATGGAGCATAAAATTCAAACTCCAATAACTTCAGAAATAGCAACATCACTTCATTCAGGTGATTATGTCTACATAACAGGAGAAATATATGTTGCTAGAGATGCCGCTCACAAGCGGATGAAAGAAGCTCTTGATAAGGGAGAAGAACTTCCAATATCTATTGAAAATTCCACAATCTACTATATGGGACCATCCCCAGCCAGGGAAGGAAGACCAATTGGGTCGGCTGGTCCTACTACAGCAAGCCGTATGGATAAATACGCCCCACAGCTTCTTGACCTTGGAATGAAGGCCATGATTGGAAAGGGTAAAAGAAATCCAGATGTTGTAGATGCCATAGTTAGAAACAAAGCTGTATATTTTGCAGCTGTTGGAGGAGCTGGTGCTCTTCTATCAAAATGTATCAAATCTTCAAAAGTGATTTGTTACGAGGACCTTGGAGCTGAAGCAATCCGAAAGCTTTATGTAGAGGATTTTCCAGTAATCGTGGTTATTGATTCTGATGGAAACAACCTATACGAAACAGCTATCAAGGAATTTCAAATTCTAAATTAG
- a CDS encoding ABC transporter permease encodes MAKYVVKRVLLAFVTVIVISLITFFAMNAIPGGPFNKEKAVNEAVIRQLEARYNLDKPLWEQYIIYMKNMAHGDFGVSLKNGREIKDIFAESFPISAKIGLIAAFFAIIFGIILGSIAALKRNKWQDRLIIFFITIITSMPSFVVATILLYVFSVKLGVIQAFSAGENLVFLPVLALCLSPLAYITRLTKTSMLDALGQDYIRTAKAKGVSSRKVIFVHGLRNALIPVITYVGPMVASILTGSMVVEAIFNLGGLGSKFVSAITNRDYTLIMATTIFLATVMVIANLITDIVYKIVDPRIKLD; translated from the coding sequence TTGGCAAAATATGTTGTTAAAAGAGTTTTGCTGGCATTCGTAACTGTAATCGTTATTAGTTTGATTACATTCTTTGCAATGAATGCTATTCCAGGCGGTCCTTTCAATAAAGAAAAGGCTGTCAACGAGGCTGTTATTAGACAGCTTGAGGCTAGATATAATTTGGATAAGCCTCTGTGGGAGCAGTACATAATTTATATGAAAAATATGGCACACGGCGATTTCGGTGTATCTCTTAAAAACGGTCGTGAGATTAAAGATATTTTCGCGGAGAGTTTTCCTATCTCTGCAAAGATTGGTTTAATTGCAGCATTCTTTGCAATCATCTTTGGAATTATCCTTGGATCAATTGCAGCACTTAAGAGAAATAAATGGCAGGATAGATTGATTATCTTCTTCATTACGATAATTACCTCCATGCCATCGTTTGTAGTAGCAACTATTTTGCTTTACGTATTTAGTGTAAAGCTTGGTGTGATACAAGCTTTCTCTGCTGGAGAAAACTTAGTATTCTTGCCAGTGCTTGCTCTTTGTTTATCTCCACTTGCATATATTACTCGACTTACAAAGACATCAATGCTTGATGCACTTGGACAGGATTACATCCGCACAGCAAAGGCAAAGGGTGTTTCATCGAGAAAAGTTATCTTCGTTCATGGTCTTAGAAATGCATTAATTCCAGTTATTACATATGTTGGACCAATGGTTGCTAGTATTCTTACTGGTTCAATGGTTGTAGAAGCAATCTTCAACCTTGGTGGACTTGGATCAAAGTTCGTAAGTGCTATCACAAACCGTGATTACACACTTATCATGGCAACTACCATCTTCCTTGCAACAGTAATGGTAATTGCAAACCTTATAACAGATATTGTTTATAAGATTGTTGACCCTCGTATTAAGCTTGACTAA
- a CDS encoding ABC transporter permease has product MKDNFKKAPFSAQIDLSKFSMQDFEKATDEEKRQQDVMGESTTFFKDGMRRLRKNPLAMLAIGILVALIIVIIFAPLVIPYGYADIMKGSANLHPFEYSASELKQIAKGESVFPHIFGTDSLGRDYFIRVIYGARVSLVVGIFASILVLMIGMLYGSISGYLGGRVDLVMMRIVDIIYSLPDMLLIILLAVVLNETLGSVIKGTIFAKLGTNMIALFIVFGLLYWVGMARLIRGQILTIKQNEYVLAAKCIGTSTSRTILKHILPNCLSVIIITTALQIPSAIFTESYLSFVGLGVSAPMPSLGSLANEARSGMMTYPERLLFPAFAICLIVLALNLLGDGLRDAFDPKLSR; this is encoded by the coding sequence ATGAAGGACAATTTTAAAAAGGCGCCTTTTTCTGCACAGATTGACCTTAGCAAGTTTTCTATGCAGGATTTTGAAAAGGCAACAGACGAAGAAAAAAGACAGCAGGATGTTATGGGCGAATCTACTACATTCTTTAAGGATGGTATGAGACGTCTTAGAAAGAATCCTTTAGCAATGCTTGCTATTGGAATTCTCGTAGCACTTATCATAGTTATTATTTTTGCACCACTTGTTATTCCTTACGGTTATGCAGATATCATGAAGGGTTCTGCAAACTTACATCCATTTGAATACAGTGCATCAGAGCTTAAGCAAATAGCAAAAGGGGAAAGCGTATTCCCACACATCTTCGGTACTGATTCTCTTGGAAGAGATTATTTTATCCGTGTAATTTACGGAGCAAGAGTTTCACTTGTAGTTGGTATCTTTGCATCAATCCTTGTTTTAATGATTGGTATGCTTTACGGTTCTATCTCAGGTTACCTTGGTGGACGAGTTGACCTTGTTATGATGAGAATTGTTGATATCATCTATTCTTTACCAGACATGTTGTTGATAATTCTTCTTGCTGTAGTTTTAAACGAAACACTTGGAAGTGTTATCAAAGGAACTATTTTTGCCAAACTTGGAACAAATATGATTGCTTTGTTTATCGTATTTGGACTTTTATATTGGGTAGGTATGGCCCGTCTTATCAGAGGCCAGATTCTTACTATCAAGCAGAATGAGTATGTTCTTGCTGCAAAATGTATCGGTACATCTACATCACGTACAATTTTGAAGCACATCTTACCAAACTGCTTATCAGTAATTATCATTACTACTGCCCTTCAGATTCCATCAGCTATCTTTACAGAGAGCTACCTTTCATTCGTAGGACTTGGTGTTTCTGCTCCAATGCCATCACTTGGTTCTCTTGCAAACGAAGCAAGAAGCGGTATGATGACATATCCAGAAAGACTTTTGTTCCCAGCATTTGCAATCTGCTTGATTGTACTTGCATTAAACTTACTTGGCGATGGTCTTCGTGACGCATTCGATCCAAAGTTATCTAGATAA
- a CDS encoding ABC transporter ATP-binding protein, which translates to MEDYKYILELQDLHTTFTTDNGDVCAVNGVNFTLEPGKTLGIVGESGSGKSVTAYSIMQILADNGSISGGKVLYKGENIVDWDAKQMAGFRGRCVSIIFQDPMTSLNPVFSIGYQLKEAILLHTNKTKEQANERAKELLSLVGINEPEKRLKQYPHELSGGMRQRVMIAMALACEPDILIADEPTTALDVTIQAQILELMQDLQKKLGMAIIMVTHDLGVIASMCDEIIVMYGGRVCERGTADDIFYSPSHEYTKGLLRSIPTKSNSKERLVPIGGTPINLLNMPEGCAFCPRCDEAMKICLKEKPEEIRVGETHMASCWMNIKNMKQEEVVNE; encoded by the coding sequence ATGGAAGATTATAAGTACATATTAGAGTTGCAGGATCTACATACTACCTTTACTACAGATAACGGTGATGTATGTGCTGTAAACGGAGTTAATTTTACACTTGAGCCAGGAAAGACTCTTGGTATCGTAGGTGAGTCTGGTTCAGGTAAATCAGTTACTGCATATTCAATAATGCAGATTCTTGCTGACAACGGAAGCATTTCCGGCGGCAAGGTTTTATACAAAGGCGAAAACATTGTAGATTGGGATGCTAAGCAGATGGCAGGTTTCCGTGGTAGATGCGTTTCTATCATTTTCCAGGATCCAATGACATCTCTTAACCCAGTATTTTCAATCGGTTATCAGTTAAAAGAAGCAATTCTTTTACATACAAATAAAACAAAGGAACAGGCAAACGAAAGAGCAAAGGAATTACTTAGCCTTGTAGGAATCAATGAGCCAGAAAAGCGTCTCAAGCAGTATCCACATGAGCTTTCAGGTGGTATGAGACAGCGTGTTATGATTGCCATGGCACTTGCTTGTGAGCCAGATATCCTTATTGCTGACGAGCCTACTACTGCCCTTGATGTTACAATCCAGGCACAGATTCTTGAGCTTATGCAAGATCTTCAGAAAAAGCTTGGTATGGCAATCATCATGGTAACTCATGACCTTGGTGTAATCGCATCTATGTGTGATGAAATTATCGTTATGTATGGTGGTCGTGTTTGTGAAAGAGGTACAGCAGATGATATTTTCTACTCTCCTTCACACGAATATACAAAGGGCTTACTCCGCTCTATTCCAACAAAATCAAATAGCAAAGAAAGATTAGTACCAATCGGTGGTACACCAATCAATCTTCTAAATATGCCAGAGGGCTGTGCATTCTGTCCTCGTTGCGATGAAGCAATGAAGATTTGCTTAAAGGAAAAGCCAGAAGAAATCAGAGTTGGCGAGACACACATGGCATCATGTTGGATGAATATTAAGAATATGAAGCAGGAGGAAGTAGTAAATGAGTAG